In Deltaproteobacteria bacterium, the genomic window CTCGGAGAAGAAGGGAAAAAGCGTCATCCCCATCTACTTTTGGTACCTCAGCCTTCTAGGAGGTTTGACCCTCTTGACCTATGCAATCCATATCAAAGATCCCGTCTTCATCGTGGGGCAGAGTATGGGGGCATTCATCTACATCCGGAACCTGGTGTTGATCCACAAAAACAGAAAAGAAGTAGTTGAAGGTTAAAAGGTGAAGGAAACCCATGAGTGAAAAAGGATATGAAAGGCTATTTTGGTTCCTGGCCTTAGGCCTTTTCCTGAGCCTCTTCTCCATATTCTATTGCCAGGGTCTTCATGGGCTAGGCCTTGGCGCAAATCCCTCTCCTCTAAACTTGAGGAGCATGGCGCACTTAAAGGAGACAACGGGGGGAGGAAATTTCAGCTTTGCCGTGGTGGGTGATAACAGGGCAGGCGGTGATAACAGGGCAGGCCCCTTCTTCTGCGACGTCATCTTCAAGAGGATCACCCAAGACATCAAAAGGCATCCCGTAGATCTCCTGGTAAACACGGGCGATCTTGTCTTCTCTGGCAGAAAAGATCAGTATGAGGAATATATTAAGATGATTTCCACCTTGGATATTCCCACCTTTGCAGTGATCGGAAACCACGAGGTCGATAAAGAGGGAAAAAGAGAATACCTTAAAAGATTTGGCCCGACTTATTATTCCTTTGATTACAAAGGGTGTCGGTTTATCATGTTGGAAAACATTAACGGCGGCTTAGGGGAAAGGCAGCTATCTTGGCTTGAGGAAAGATTAAGGGGTAGGCCTGCACAGATCCGCCATACCTTTATCTTTATGCATTTCCCCCCTTTTAATCCCTCCAGGTTTTACCACAGCACCTTTAAGGCCAAAGGTGAGAGGTCGAGATTCCTCTCCTTGATGAGTTCCTACCA contains:
- a CDS encoding lipid-A-disaccharide synthase N-terminal domain-containing protein; this encodes SEKKGKSVIPIYFWYLSLLGGLTLLTYAIHIKDPVFIVGQSMGAFIYIRNLVLIHKNRKEVVEG
- a CDS encoding metallophosphoesterase; translated protein: MAHLKETTGGGNFSFAVVGDNRAGGDNRAGPFFCDVIFKRITQDIKRHPVDLLVNTGDLVFSGRKDQYEEYIKMISTLDIPTFAVIGNHEVDKEGKREYLKRFGPTYYSFDYKGCRFIMLENINGGLGERQLSWLEERLRGRPAQIRHTFIFMHFPPFNPSRFYHSTFKAKGERSRFLSLMSSYQVDTVFMGHVHLYYHTTMEGVHYVITAGGGAPLHETPEWGGFYHWVLVKVEGGEVVIEPVQIEMPWWMKVVYKIYHPCRTFWYKYIYKGGKDYNPSGWFPARPKQARTSCSLACILAASSGAPSCS